GCTGGGAGGTGAAGTGCCAGTCAGCAGTAAAGGACATCACCAGCGCGTCACCGTCGAAGGCCGCCAGCGCGTCAGCGTCGGACTCGAACCCCGCAGCGAGGTCGTAGTTGTCCATCGCCCGCGTCAGGTAGAGGTAGCTGTTGGCGTCGAAGCGCTCGGTGAATTTCTCGGCGTTGTAATCGAGATACGACTCCACGTCACGGTACGGGAAAAAGGCCCCCGCGGCGTCGGTGGGGAACGTACGGACGGCGTCCCGGCCGGCGGCGCGACGACCGAAGCGGCGCTCCATCGACGCCTTCGAGAGATACATGACGTGGCCAAGTTGGCGGGCCAGCGCCAGCCCGTCGCTGGGCGGGTCGTCGTCCTCGCCGTAGTAGTGGCCCTGATTCCAGTTCGGGTCGGTCGTGATGGCCCGGCGGGCGATAGCATCGAGCGAGAGACACTGTGTGTCCAGTCGCGCGGCGGCAGCGATTGGGACGATGCGGTCGACGTGGTCCGGATGTCGCTTGGCCCATTCGATGACGTTCATGCCGCCGACGCTACCGCCGACGACGGCGTGGAGGTGTGGAATCCCGAGTTCGTCAAGCAGCGCCCGTTGGGCCTCGGTCCAGTCAGTGACGGTGACCGGCGGGAAGTCGGTGCCGTAGGGCTCTCCCGTCTCCGGGTTCTCGCTTTTCGGCCCCGTCGAGCCGTAACAGGAGCCCGGCACGTTCGCACAGACGACGTAGTACTCCGTGGTGTCGATGGCCTTCCCCGGGCCGACGATGTCGTCCCACCAAGCGCGGGCCTGATCGGCGCTGTCGACCCGGTCGCGGCCGGCGACGTGGGCGCTGCCGGTCAGCGCGTGACAGACCAGCACCGCGTTGTCGCCGTCGAACTCCCCGTAGGCCTCGTAGGTGAGTTCGAGGTCAGGAATCGTCTCCCCGCAGTCGAACTCGAACTC
The Haloarcula sp. CBA1129 genome window above contains:
- the metX gene encoding homoserine O-acetyltransferase, which produces MNVEHNTISLGEFEFDCGETIPDLELTYEAYGEFDGDNAVLVCHALTGSAHVAGRDRVDSADQARAWWDDIVGPGKAIDTTEYYVVCANVPGSCYGSTGPKSENPETGEPYGTDFPPVTVTDWTEAQRALLDELGIPHLHAVVGGSVGGMNVIEWAKRHPDHVDRIVPIAAAARLDTQCLSLDAIARRAITTDPNWNQGHYYGEDDDPPSDGLALARQLGHVMYLSKASMERRFGRRAAGRDAVRTFPTDAAGAFFPYRDVESYLDYNAEKFTERFDANSYLYLTRAMDNYDLAAGFESDADALAAFDGDALVMSFTADWHFTSQQAEALADSLRDADANVAHHVIDSDHGHDAFLVEPDNVGPPLSDFLDAGVDGKAVTDSVVEDSQESDFAPVHNSLFSR